The proteins below come from a single Brevundimonas sp. LM2 genomic window:
- the trbB gene encoding P-type conjugative transfer ATPase TrbB, with translation MIAHPIVVERKLEALRHALGPTILEALLDPSVVEILVNPDGRLVLDRTGEGRRDTSVRLDPDARDRVVRLIADYVGELVTRETPRLSGVLPVTGERFQGFLPPVTAGPAFSIRKRPSVIWGLDDYVRDGVMTGAQAAALRDAVQNRRNLLISGGTGSGKTTLANALLAEPSFANDRVFLIEDTPELQCSAWDLVATLTRRYPVVIGVVDLVRDALRMRPDRIVIGEMRDGSAALETLKAWNTGHPGGLSTIHANSAHEALIRLEDLIAEVLPAVSRRTLAQGVDVIIQIRRTTAGRVVDAVLEVQGFSDNEYRLVCLG, from the coding sequence ATGATCGCCCATCCAATCGTCGTCGAGCGCAAACTCGAGGCGCTCCGTCATGCCCTCGGACCGACCATTCTCGAGGCCTTGTTGGACCCGTCGGTGGTCGAGATCCTCGTGAACCCCGATGGGAGGCTCGTTCTCGACCGCACGGGGGAGGGGCGGCGCGACACGAGCGTCCGTCTCGACCCGGATGCCCGCGACCGGGTCGTCCGGTTGATCGCGGACTATGTCGGAGAACTGGTGACGCGAGAGACGCCACGGCTGTCCGGCGTACTTCCGGTGACGGGTGAACGCTTTCAGGGGTTCCTACCCCCGGTGACCGCGGGCCCGGCCTTTTCGATCCGCAAACGCCCCTCGGTGATCTGGGGCCTGGACGACTATGTGCGCGACGGTGTCATGACCGGGGCTCAGGCCGCCGCTCTGCGAGACGCGGTCCAGAACCGGCGCAACCTGTTGATCTCGGGCGGAACGGGATCGGGCAAGACGACGCTCGCCAACGCCCTTCTGGCCGAGCCGTCGTTCGCCAACGACAGGGTTTTCCTGATCGAGGACACTCCGGAGCTGCAGTGCTCGGCCTGGGATCTCGTGGCGACCCTCACAAGAAGATACCCTGTGGTGATCGGCGTCGTCGATCTCGTGCGCGACGCCCTGCGCATGCGTCCCGACCGGATCGTCATCGGTGAGATGAGGGATGGGTCAGCCGCGCTGGAGACCTTGAAGGCATGGAACACCGGCCACCCTGGCGGCCTGTCGACGATCCACGCCAACTCCGCGCACGAGGCTCTCATCCGCCTGGAGGATCTGATCGCGGAGGTTCTGCCGGCGGTCTCACGGCGCACCCTCGCACAGGGTGTCGACGTCATCATCCAGATCCGCCGCACGACCGCCGGCCGGGTCGTGGACGCCGTGCTGGAAGTGCAGGGCTTTTCGGATAACGAGTATCGCCTGGTCTGCCTCGGCTAG
- a CDS encoding type IV secretory system conjugative DNA transfer family protein: MSQMRLVVTAVAVLAGLQAATQCFAWQFAFHAALGPNLRADDVGVYWPWSIILWRQTFGVQYPEAFSLPVSAFLLVTASGMGATLLFDGASPRRTRGWGGLAEASRAGLRDGAGCVLGRLDGRLLATMDLRPTLVTGGTRAGKGRGHVIPTLLSWTDSVLAHDPKGELWRVTAGWRSIHSHALFFNPRDPASARFNPLAEIRPGPQELAQVQRLVAILSDPGGARDDEAIWDKAASEIMEAVILHVLYTAPDADKSLLTVRALLADLDAAADVMVRTLHRKDPGGDPEVHPFISTAVKGYAAMHDRFRTSVQGTARSYLKWLAGEDLERSLSASDFSLGDLMCAEAPISLYVQVAPADAVALKPVVRLLFYAAAQTLTTHETRDDAGRPKKRRLLMLMDEFPLLGRLAFFEKSLRLMSGYGIKTMFVAQSLNDIVETYGVNNTILDNCHVYTAFSALDPLTQDKVSKLTGTVLERKTSRSGPAGLGGGRSSVSQSHVERPLLEPGEIRALPDDVQLTFAAGHRPLRTRKVQYDRQKPFRSRADLVPPNQLLRIDSPGAPPHPWAGRRSFGEDPEAALPLFKEVEAAIHDKRVAARAAETYERISTAYAAEQAILDGLQGDSDGRA; the protein is encoded by the coding sequence ATGTCTCAGATGCGTTTGGTCGTCACCGCCGTTGCGGTCCTCGCTGGCCTTCAGGCCGCGACCCAGTGTTTTGCCTGGCAGTTCGCGTTTCACGCTGCGCTGGGCCCGAACCTTCGGGCGGACGACGTGGGAGTCTATTGGCCGTGGTCGATCATCCTCTGGCGCCAGACGTTCGGGGTCCAGTACCCCGAGGCCTTCTCCCTGCCGGTCTCCGCCTTTCTTCTGGTTACGGCATCCGGGATGGGAGCGACCCTGCTGTTCGACGGCGCGAGCCCACGCCGGACCAGGGGCTGGGGCGGACTCGCAGAAGCATCCCGCGCCGGACTGCGCGACGGGGCGGGGTGCGTTCTGGGACGGCTGGACGGCAGACTTCTGGCGACGATGGATCTCCGTCCGACCTTGGTGACCGGGGGCACCCGCGCGGGCAAGGGACGCGGTCATGTCATTCCAACCCTGTTGAGCTGGACGGACAGCGTCCTGGCGCACGATCCCAAGGGAGAACTCTGGCGGGTCACGGCGGGGTGGCGCTCGATTCACAGCCATGCCCTGTTCTTCAATCCGCGGGACCCCGCTTCGGCGCGGTTCAATCCGCTCGCCGAGATCCGTCCCGGTCCCCAGGAACTGGCGCAGGTCCAGCGGCTGGTCGCCATCCTCAGCGACCCCGGAGGTGCGCGGGACGACGAAGCCATCTGGGACAAGGCCGCGTCCGAGATCATGGAGGCCGTGATTTTGCATGTGCTCTACACGGCGCCCGATGCGGACAAGTCGCTCCTCACGGTCCGCGCCCTGCTGGCGGACCTGGATGCGGCCGCCGACGTGATGGTCAGGACGCTGCACCGGAAGGACCCGGGCGGCGACCCCGAGGTGCATCCCTTCATCTCGACCGCCGTCAAGGGCTATGCGGCGATGCACGACCGGTTCCGCACATCGGTGCAGGGGACGGCGCGCAGCTATCTGAAATGGCTTGCGGGCGAGGATCTGGAGCGATCCCTGTCCGCTTCGGACTTTTCCCTCGGTGACCTGATGTGCGCGGAGGCTCCGATCTCCCTCTATGTCCAGGTCGCGCCCGCCGACGCCGTCGCCCTGAAGCCGGTGGTGCGGCTGCTTTTCTATGCGGCGGCCCAGACGCTCACCACCCACGAGACCAGGGACGACGCAGGCCGTCCGAAAAAGCGACGCCTCCTGATGCTGATGGATGAGTTTCCTCTGCTCGGAAGGCTGGCCTTCTTCGAGAAATCCCTGCGGCTCATGAGCGGCTACGGGATCAAGACCATGTTCGTGGCGCAATCCCTGAATGACATCGTCGAGACCTACGGCGTCAACAACACCATCCTGGACAACTGTCATGTCTACACCGCCTTCAGCGCGCTCGATCCCCTGACGCAGGACAAGGTCTCGAAGCTCACCGGCACGGTGCTGGAGCGCAAGACCAGTCGCAGCGGCCCGGCCGGCCTCGGCGGCGGCCGCAGCTCGGTCAGCCAGTCTCACGTTGAGCGCCCCCTGCTCGAACCCGGCGAGATCCGGGCCTTGCCGGATGACGTCCAGCTGACCTTCGCCGCCGGCCATCGGCCGCTGCGAACCCGCAAGGTCCAGTATGATCGCCAGAAGCCCTTCCGAAGCCGGGCCGACCTCGTTCCGCCGAACCAGCTGCTGCGGATCGACAGCCCGGGCGCGCCGCCTCATCCCTGGGCGGGGCGACGCAGTTTCGGCGAGGACCCCGAGGCGGCGCTGCCGCTGTTCAAGGAGGTCGAGGCCGCCATCCATGACAAGCGTGTCGCGGCCAGGGCGGCCGAGACCTACGAACGGATCTCGACCGCCTACGCCGCCGAACAGGCGATCCTCGACGGCCTTCAGGGAGATTCCGATGGCCGGGCCTGA
- a CDS encoding ParB/RepB/Spo0J family partition protein, which translates to MSRIETTALAVAPTPFQITAARIRSLVPLREIDIAPENLRFGEPPDDDIPLLAETLFAAGQLQPLTVRPARNRKERPNMALDGRRRLLALHHLVEDGRIDDGFLVDVFIETDPARQAAAVLLTNTAVPVHIADIIAAIGRMLKGRLGIPAMARALGYAEVDVKRLAALSALPEDALVALKSGQLSLRQAKLLARLPDRAEQAEMARMAREGHGFQDWRIKERLDDGRVTTRDDRWALVGPDRYAKAGGRMEVDLFDELAPVLLDPAVLTRTWMERVREVALAFEAEGLAVHVTAGDRPELPDDLETPGYVYGGQLPAAEMATYRDLKDRFHGTADKVAEVLSATDEAQPVNGALTAMIHARLAMDQAALRGRRVTTLVLSPAARTGLDIECYSPVEPELEDESVAIEGRVETRNEITPVYAAPEADAPEPETDGVNHSLHAVRTDVATRGLIRALADDPGAAFTALIARLFGQVAIRTHGLRSGSALSLTASAFNPTGGRVIEALDGDVRQRLDRRREAWEASGQTVIAWIHGLAHGEKMALLAEVTALTLDLREERTTLIRRAARAEAAELAALCGADITLHWTPDADFLKPHSKTLLLGMLEAMGADDPRAGALKKSDLIPWVEEKAAEKVWAPASLSWTAPPEGETWADITDEDVEDPVQDDADEGTGTFEVTPAGEAALDHAA; encoded by the coding sequence ATGAGCCGCATCGAAACCACCGCTCTGGCCGTCGCGCCGACGCCCTTCCAGATCACCGCCGCCCGCATCCGCAGCCTGGTGCCGCTGCGCGAGATCGATATCGCGCCGGAGAACCTCCGCTTCGGCGAGCCGCCCGACGACGACATTCCGCTTCTTGCCGAGACCCTGTTCGCGGCCGGCCAGTTGCAACCGTTGACGGTACGACCGGCCCGGAACCGCAAGGAACGACCCAACATGGCCCTCGACGGTCGCCGGCGTCTACTCGCCCTGCACCATCTGGTCGAGGACGGCCGGATCGACGACGGATTTCTCGTCGACGTCTTCATCGAGACCGACCCGGCCCGCCAGGCTGCGGCAGTGTTGCTGACGAACACGGCCGTCCCCGTCCACATCGCCGACATCATCGCCGCCATCGGCCGGATGCTGAAGGGCAGGCTTGGCATCCCGGCGATGGCCCGGGCCCTCGGTTACGCCGAGGTCGATGTGAAGCGTCTGGCGGCCCTGTCGGCGCTTCCCGAAGACGCGCTCGTCGCGCTGAAATCGGGCCAGCTGAGCCTGCGACAGGCCAAGCTGCTGGCGCGCCTTCCGGACCGCGCCGAACAGGCGGAAATGGCTCGAATGGCGCGCGAGGGCCACGGCTTCCAGGACTGGCGGATCAAGGAACGCCTGGATGACGGCCGGGTCACGACGCGCGACGACCGCTGGGCGCTGGTCGGCCCCGACCGTTACGCCAAGGCCGGGGGCCGCATGGAGGTCGATCTGTTCGACGAGCTGGCGCCGGTCCTGCTCGATCCGGCCGTCCTGACCCGGACCTGGATGGAGCGGGTGCGCGAGGTCGCCCTGGCCTTCGAAGCGGAGGGGCTCGCCGTGCACGTCACGGCGGGCGACCGCCCCGAGCTTCCGGACGACCTCGAAACCCCCGGCTATGTCTACGGCGGCCAGCTGCCCGCCGCGGAGATGGCGACCTATCGCGATCTGAAGGACCGTTTTCACGGCACGGCGGACAAGGTCGCCGAGGTTCTCTCGGCGACCGACGAGGCCCAGCCGGTAAACGGGGCCCTGACCGCCATGATCCACGCCAGACTGGCCATGGACCAAGCGGCGCTGCGCGGACGGCGGGTGACCACGCTCGTCCTCAGTCCCGCCGCCCGCACCGGGCTCGACATCGAATGCTATTCGCCGGTCGAGCCCGAACTCGAGGATGAGTCCGTCGCTATCGAAGGCCGCGTCGAAACCCGAAACGAGATCACGCCCGTCTACGCGGCGCCGGAGGCGGACGCTCCGGAACCCGAGACCGACGGGGTCAACCACAGCCTCCATGCCGTCCGCACCGACGTCGCGACCCGGGGGCTGATCCGCGCGCTCGCCGACGATCCCGGGGCCGCTTTCACCGCGCTGATCGCCCGTCTGTTCGGGCAGGTGGCGATCCGGACCCATGGTCTGCGCTCTGGATCCGCCTTGTCCCTGACCGCATCCGCCTTCAATCCGACCGGAGGACGGGTCATCGAGGCGCTCGACGGCGATGTTCGCCAGCGATTGGACCGGCGACGCGAAGCCTGGGAGGCGTCAGGCCAGACCGTCATCGCCTGGATCCACGGCCTCGCGCACGGTGAGAAGATGGCCCTCCTCGCCGAAGTGACGGCGCTGACGCTCGACCTTCGCGAAGAGCGGACCACCCTGATCCGACGCGCCGCCCGAGCCGAGGCCGCCGAGCTGGCCGCGCTGTGCGGCGCGGACATCACCCTGCATTGGACGCCGGACGCCGATTTCCTCAAACCGCATTCCAAGACGCTTTTGCTGGGCATGCTGGAGGCCATGGGCGCGGACGACCCTCGGGCCGGAGCGCTCAAGAAGAGCGACCTGATCCCCTGGGTCGAGGAAAAGGCGGCCGAAAAAGTCTGGGCGCCCGCGAGCCTGTCCTGGACCGCGCCACCCGAAGGCGAGACCTGGGCCGATATCACCGACGAGGATGTCGAAGATCCGGTCCAGGATGACGCTGACGAGGGAACCGGCACCTTCGAGGTCACCCCCGCCGGGGAGGCCGCTCTGGATCACGCCGCCTGA
- the radC gene encoding DNA repair protein RadC, with product MDDPTLLALLLTRGSSCDDPHQMARVLFERFGSLAAIVSADLPELARVGVGPVGLTDLKLMRILCERLARCEAARRPVISSWSALLSYIRIALAEESREQFRALFLDRRNQLIRDEMVAFGTVDHAPVYPREVVRRALDLSASALILVHNHPSGDPEPSRADITMTRTVADAAKLFDIQVHDHLIVGRDGTASLRTLGPLG from the coding sequence CTGGACGATCCCACCCTTCTCGCGCTCCTGCTCACACGCGGCTCTTCGTGCGACGATCCACACCAGATGGCTCGCGTACTGTTCGAGCGTTTCGGCAGTCTGGCGGCGATCGTCTCGGCGGACCTGCCAGAACTGGCCCGCGTGGGCGTCGGACCGGTCGGGCTGACCGACCTCAAGCTCATGCGGATCCTGTGCGAGCGCCTTGCGAGGTGCGAGGCCGCCCGACGGCCTGTCATCTCCTCGTGGTCGGCGCTTCTGTCCTATATCCGCATCGCCCTGGCCGAGGAGTCCCGCGAACAGTTTCGCGCCCTGTTCCTCGACCGCCGGAACCAGTTGATCCGCGATGAGATGGTCGCCTTCGGGACCGTCGATCACGCCCCGGTCTATCCCCGGGAGGTGGTTCGCCGGGCGCTCGATCTCTCGGCCTCCGCCCTCATCCTCGTGCACAACCATCCATCCGGCGATCCCGAACCCTCGCGGGCCGATATCACCATGACCCGAACGGTCGCGGACGCCGCCAAACTCTTCGACATCCAGGTGCACGATCACCTGATCGTCGGACGCGACGGGACGGCGAGCCTGCGCACCCTGGGACCGCTCGGATGA
- a CDS encoding toprim domain-containing protein: protein MTLAGIVRTLGGDLYQHGLRANVPAPGHGAHDRSVSLLMTDGRLVVHSFGAADWREVMDDLRRRGLIDGDARVVGGGSGGAPARNDVSRRLAVARDLWSAGLSTGPTGLVARHLVCRGVVWSSGIGGLLEHPAAPLSVYRAGGRVSRAMMARIQSVDGATTAVELTYLNPSARPATGLRVPRKTVGTVPAGSAVRLSGAAAAMVVAEGVVTTLSAMARFGLPGWALLSAGNLARWHAPPAARRVVIAGDRGAAGEDAAHRLYHTLRSAGLEASIALPPAPWGDWNEAGPFGPGRQKGGRDGAPETRGSAPLPHGETP from the coding sequence ATGACCTTGGCCGGCATCGTCCGCACGCTCGGCGGCGACCTGTATCAGCACGGCCTTCGCGCCAACGTTCCAGCCCCTGGCCATGGGGCGCACGATCGGTCCGTATCCCTGCTGATGACCGACGGCCGGCTGGTCGTCCATTCGTTCGGCGCCGCCGACTGGCGAGAGGTCATGGATGATCTTCGGCGGCGCGGACTGATCGATGGAGACGCGCGGGTCGTCGGCGGCGGCAGCGGCGGCGCGCCGGCTCGCAACGATGTGTCCCGGAGGCTGGCCGTCGCCCGGGACCTCTGGTCGGCCGGGCTGAGCACCGGGCCGACCGGTCTCGTCGCCCGCCATCTCGTATGCAGAGGCGTCGTCTGGTCTTCGGGGATCGGCGGCCTGCTCGAACATCCGGCGGCGCCCCTGTCCGTCTACCGTGCAGGGGGTCGTGTCAGCCGGGCGATGATGGCCCGCATCCAGTCCGTCGACGGCGCCACCACCGCCGTCGAACTGACCTATCTGAACCCGAGCGCGCGGCCGGCGACGGGGCTGCGCGTTCCACGCAAGACCGTGGGCACGGTGCCTGCGGGTTCGGCCGTGAGACTGTCTGGCGCGGCCGCCGCCATGGTGGTGGCCGAAGGGGTCGTGACGACGCTGTCGGCCATGGCCCGATTCGGCCTTCCCGGATGGGCGCTGCTTTCGGCCGGCAATCTGGCGCGCTGGCATGCCCCGCCCGCCGCCCGGCGGGTCGTGATCGCCGGCGATCGAGGAGCCGCCGGTGAGGATGCGGCGCATCGGCTCTACCACACTCTGCGCTCGGCGGGCCTGGAGGCTTCGATCGCCCTTCCGCCCGCGCCGTGGGGGGACTGGAACGAGGCCGGACCGTTCGGTCCAGGGAGGCAAAAGGGAGGGCGGGACGGGGCGCCGGAGACGCGGGGATCGGCCCCGCTCCCGCATGGAGAAACCCCATGA
- a CDS encoding thermonuclease family protein: MKWILALAVLVVPAVACADPCEGRLPTQAGQGFGGLVRYVGDGDSLCVGEAADPRTWVEVRLADFDAPELHSPTGRADRDRLSRLVQGRRLSCTAVRGRSGRIIVYDRVIAQCRLDGRGLGDLLRAAGGREGGN, encoded by the coding sequence ATGAAATGGATCCTCGCCCTCGCCGTCCTGGTTGTTCCGGCCGTCGCGTGCGCCGACCCTTGCGAGGGACGGCTGCCCACGCAGGCCGGACAGGGGTTCGGCGGGCTTGTGCGCTACGTGGGGGATGGCGACAGCCTGTGCGTCGGTGAGGCCGCGGACCCCCGGACCTGGGTCGAGGTCCGTTTGGCGGACTTCGACGCGCCTGAACTGCACAGCCCGACGGGCCGTGCGGATCGGGACCGGCTCTCGCGCTTGGTCCAGGGTCGGCGTCTGAGTTGCACGGCGGTGCGCGGCCGCAGCGGTCGGATCATCGTCTACGATCGCGTAATCGCCCAATGCAGGCTGGACGGAAGAGGATTGGGCGATCTGCTGCGAGCGGCCGGCGGCCGCGAGGGGGGAAACTGA